A single Silvibacterium dinghuense DNA region contains:
- a CDS encoding DUF465 domain-containing protein: MELEANRLPESEEILKLEQEHRHYSEQLEALTQKSYLSEEEQLEETRLKKLKLRAKDALTARRNGHSHAYAV, from the coding sequence ATGGAGCTGGAAGCGAATCGCTTGCCGGAGAGTGAGGAGATCCTGAAACTCGAGCAGGAACATCGTCACTACTCCGAGCAGCTTGAAGCACTCACCCAGAAGTCCTACCTTTCCGAAGAAGAGCAACTTGAGGAAACTCGCCTGAAGAAGCTCAAACTGCGAGCCAAAGACGCCCTGACTGCCCGACGAAACGGTCACTCCCACGCCTACGCTGTCTAG
- the rimI gene encoding ribosomal protein S18-alanine N-acetyltransferase encodes MSERITMTLRALRIEDLRAAMALAAEAPEAPHWSVPVWHRVLERSETIVLGAFVAHALAGFAVASVTLDTVELEAIAVAEKHRRQGLGAALFEAVLEAARARGAVRLELEVRAGNAAAIGLYRRAGLADEGVRRAYYRDPEEDALLMGRNLAHVSDKSEKTPD; translated from the coding sequence ATGAGCGAACGGATAACAATGACGCTGCGTGCCTTACGGATAGAAGACTTGAGGGCGGCGATGGCGCTTGCCGCGGAGGCGCCGGAGGCTCCGCACTGGAGTGTGCCGGTGTGGCACAGGGTGCTGGAGCGCTCGGAAACGATTGTCCTGGGAGCTTTTGTCGCGCATGCACTGGCCGGGTTTGCCGTGGCGTCCGTAACCCTGGATACGGTGGAGCTGGAAGCGATTGCTGTGGCAGAAAAGCATCGGCGGCAGGGGCTGGGGGCGGCGCTCTTCGAGGCGGTGCTGGAGGCGGCGCGGGCGCGTGGCGCAGTGCGGCTGGAGCTCGAAGTGCGGGCGGGGAATGCGGCAGCCATCGGGCTATACCGGCGGGCTGGGCTGGCGGATGAGGGCGTGCGGCGGGCGTACTATCGCGATCCGGAAGAGGATGCATTACTGATGGGCAGAAATCTTGCTCATGTCTCGGACAAGAGCGAAAAAACTCCGGATTAA
- the tsaB gene encoding tRNA (adenosine(37)-N6)-threonylcarbamoyltransferase complex dimerization subunit type 1 TsaB — translation MLLGIDSCGGVGSVALAAWEGGEARLLQMRELAGKTFASDLIPVVRELLAEQGAVVGDVQAIVVVRGPGSFTGERIGLSTAKGLAEALDVPVVALSRLALLARKGGTAAAALDAGRREMYWGDFSGPGRQEEAERLLAVSDAPAAGQVAVCEDALAELPGAVRVTAPTAWDAIEASLARLQADDYEDVASLDANYVRRSDAELFGKPVRAGLEHPPAGA, via the coding sequence ATGCTGTTGGGGATTGACAGCTGCGGTGGCGTGGGGTCGGTAGCGTTGGCTGCCTGGGAGGGGGGCGAAGCGCGGCTGCTGCAAATGCGTGAACTGGCGGGGAAGACGTTTGCCTCTGATCTGATCCCGGTGGTGCGGGAGTTGCTGGCTGAGCAGGGCGCCGTTGTGGGGGATGTGCAGGCGATTGTGGTGGTGCGCGGGCCAGGGAGCTTTACCGGGGAGCGCATTGGGCTGAGTACGGCGAAGGGGCTGGCTGAGGCGTTGGATGTGCCGGTGGTGGCGTTATCGCGGCTGGCATTGCTGGCGCGAAAAGGTGGGACGGCGGCAGCCGCGCTCGATGCGGGACGGCGGGAGATGTATTGGGGTGATTTTTCTGGCCCTGGCAGGCAGGAGGAGGCTGAACGCCTGCTGGCGGTGAGCGATGCCCCGGCTGCCGGGCAGGTTGCGGTCTGCGAGGATGCGCTGGCTGAGCTGCCGGGAGCGGTGCGGGTAACGGCTCCGACGGCATGGGATGCGATCGAGGCATCGCTCGCCCGCTTGCAGGCGGACGATTATGAGGACGTGGCCTCGCTCGACGCGAACTACGTGCGGCGGTCGGATGCCGAGCTGTTCGGAAAGCCGGTGCGGGCAGGGTTGGAGCATCCTCCGGCCGGAGCCTGA
- the mce gene encoding methylmalonyl-CoA epimerase: MSGLQSLETRIDHLGIAVISLEAACGLYESLGLRVEHEETVAQERVRVAMIPTATGRIELLEPTEEDSPVGRFLKKRGEGLHHVALQVEDIEAALAALKTRGARLVSDRVQRGAGGHLYFFVHPESAGGVLLEICQDSKQNGKWKEETVHAVGD; the protein is encoded by the coding sequence ATGAGTGGATTGCAGAGCCTGGAAACACGCATCGATCACCTGGGCATTGCGGTAATCAGTCTCGAAGCTGCCTGTGGGCTCTATGAGTCGCTCGGGCTGCGTGTGGAGCACGAGGAGACGGTGGCGCAGGAGCGGGTGCGGGTGGCGATGATTCCGACCGCGACGGGGCGGATCGAGCTGCTGGAGCCGACCGAAGAAGATTCGCCAGTTGGACGATTCCTGAAAAAGCGCGGTGAAGGTTTGCATCATGTGGCGCTGCAGGTAGAGGACATTGAGGCAGCGCTGGCCGCGCTCAAAACACGCGGCGCAAGGCTGGTCTCGGACCGTGTGCAGCGTGGCGCGGGCGGTCACCTGTATTTCTTCGTGCATCCGGAGAGCGCGGGCGGTGTGCTGCTCGAAATCTGCCAGGATTCAAAACAGAATGGGAAGTGGAAGGAGGAGACGGTTCATGCTGTTGGGGATTGA
- the meaB gene encoding methylmalonyl Co-A mutase-associated GTPase MeaB: MRDDEEQAARRLAERVLEGDTRALARAISLVENDAAGARMLLSACFASSSASGRQSLRVGITGAPGAGKSTLVDGLARAWREAGARVGVLAVDPTSPFTGGAVLGDRIRMSGAGSTSETALAGGIFFRSMATRGALGGLARAAADAALLMEAGGREVVLIETVGVGQDEVDVARLADVTVVVLVPGMGDDVQSLKAGLMEIADLFVINKADHEGADRLEGEIRSVQSLPGSRHIAVPILRTVATEGTGVTELRAAIESLRNQTMQRGRIAERRAAFWRLRFEGMLLAALRARLASQGLDDAALARHAERIAAGAEDPYRLTEELVRRALGPDVG; encoded by the coding sequence ATGAGAGACGACGAGGAACAGGCAGCTCGGAGGCTGGCGGAGCGGGTTCTGGAAGGGGATACGCGCGCGCTGGCGCGCGCGATTTCGCTGGTCGAGAATGATGCGGCGGGAGCGCGGATGCTGCTCTCCGCCTGTTTTGCCTCCAGTTCTGCTTCTGGCCGTCAGAGTCTTCGTGTGGGGATTACGGGTGCTCCAGGCGCGGGAAAGAGCACGCTGGTCGATGGGCTGGCGCGGGCGTGGCGTGAGGCCGGTGCGCGGGTGGGGGTGCTGGCGGTCGATCCCACCAGTCCTTTCACGGGCGGTGCGGTGCTGGGCGACCGGATACGCATGTCAGGAGCGGGTTCGACTTCTGAAACAGCGCTGGCCGGTGGCATCTTCTTTCGCAGCATGGCGACGCGTGGCGCGCTTGGGGGACTGGCACGCGCTGCTGCGGATGCGGCACTGCTGATGGAGGCCGGTGGCCGGGAGGTGGTACTGATCGAGACTGTCGGTGTGGGGCAGGACGAGGTCGATGTTGCGCGGCTGGCGGATGTGACCGTGGTGGTGCTGGTGCCGGGGATGGGCGATGACGTGCAGAGCCTGAAGGCCGGGCTTATGGAGATTGCCGACCTATTCGTGATTAACAAAGCGGACCACGAGGGCGCAGACCGGCTCGAAGGGGAGATTCGCAGCGTGCAATCGTTGCCAGGCAGCAGGCACATTGCTGTCCCGATATTGCGGACGGTAGCGACGGAGGGCACTGGTGTAACGGAACTGCGAGCTGCGATCGAGAGTCTGCGGAATCAGACCATGCAACGTGGGCGGATTGCGGAACGTCGCGCCGCCTTCTGGCGTTTGCGATTTGAAGGGATGCTGCTCGCAGCGTTGCGTGCGCGGCTGGCGTCGCAGGGGCTCGATGACGCGGCACTGGCCCGCCATGCGGAGAGGATTGCGGCAGGCGCGGAAGATCCGTATCGATTGACGGAGGAGCTGGTGCGGCGGGCGCTTGGCCCTGACGTCGGGTGA
- a CDS encoding ABC transporter permease has translation MSGFLRDLRIVLRQLGRAPLFALAAVITLGLGIGANTAIFSTLDALLLRMLPVRDAGHVYTVTLEHGGTQPPNTSGTGFGNTSFAFPVFERLRERTDVFDALIAHVPLGGGKVAVRVGDTPDERAGEEVSGNYFSGLGAPMESGRGLTDDEERTHAQVAVISDRFWQEAFGGAPDVIGRTLFVKGVPLTVVGVTAPAFHGVSYLGGVDFWIPLQTRPELAAWGDTKESLYGSPKWWAVPMVARLRAGMTPVAAVHALQASFWQASEESAGKLDRAKWPATLGFTAVRGVLGAEGRYGPALRIMMTLVALVLLIACTNVALLITARNHARRREFAVRLALGANSQQLLRQFLIESVLLVGAGSLLGWALAMMVTHALAVWAHIETGLAPDSAVLGVTLLVATVTALVFGLVPLRGMLRLDLDDELKAGRQMSGVSRAQTFAGNAAMAVQVALCFTLLTASALAVRSLLHFEERDLGMDAQRVLVFDVTPQQVTTDTQALGFYTRLMQRLEGVPGVESASLVRFRPGSSWLMSGGIHLDGVLLHEASGAKAGISANDVGPGYFSTMGIGLLQGRSIEEGDRDGAPLVAVVNEEFAQRYLKNGALGHRIDQDPGYLIVGVVKDSKYKNVTENTRPTVYYSLAQRGMMGQVTVAVRAGGNPMALLPDVSRAVREIDPSIPLQKPMTEETQFAESYLVPRLFSRLAVGFGLLAAVLVATGLYGTLAYRVQRRRAEIGVRMALGAERGRIVVMVLGESLRMAGGGLLLGAPLCVMIAHLLRSQLYQLDPLDPFSLSVALCLTVLVAVLAALVPARRAASLDPMEALRVE, from the coding sequence ATGAGCGGGTTTCTCCGGGATCTTCGGATCGTATTGCGTCAACTGGGCCGCGCGCCTCTCTTTGCTCTTGCGGCGGTTATCACGCTGGGTCTGGGCATCGGAGCGAACACGGCGATCTTCAGCACGCTCGATGCGCTGTTGCTGCGCATGCTGCCGGTGCGCGATGCGGGTCACGTGTATACCGTCACGCTGGAGCACGGCGGGACGCAGCCTCCGAATACCTCGGGCACCGGCTTTGGCAATACCTCGTTTGCTTTCCCGGTCTTTGAGCGTCTTCGCGAGCGGACCGACGTCTTCGATGCACTGATTGCGCATGTGCCACTGGGTGGAGGTAAGGTGGCGGTGCGCGTGGGCGATACGCCTGATGAGCGCGCGGGCGAAGAGGTGAGCGGCAATTATTTTTCCGGCCTGGGCGCTCCGATGGAGTCGGGCCGCGGATTGACGGACGACGAGGAGCGCACGCACGCGCAGGTCGCCGTGATCAGCGACCGCTTCTGGCAGGAAGCCTTTGGCGGTGCACCGGACGTGATCGGTAGAACGCTGTTTGTCAAAGGCGTGCCGCTGACTGTCGTAGGCGTAACCGCGCCTGCGTTTCATGGTGTGAGCTATCTGGGCGGCGTGGATTTCTGGATTCCTCTGCAGACGAGGCCAGAACTGGCGGCGTGGGGTGACACGAAGGAGTCGCTCTATGGTTCGCCGAAGTGGTGGGCGGTGCCGATGGTGGCGCGTTTGCGTGCGGGCATGACGCCGGTTGCGGCTGTTCATGCGCTGCAAGCGAGCTTCTGGCAGGCATCGGAAGAGAGCGCAGGTAAGCTGGATCGCGCGAAGTGGCCAGCCACGCTTGGTTTTACTGCAGTGCGCGGCGTACTGGGCGCGGAGGGCCGGTATGGGCCGGCGCTGCGGATTATGATGACGCTGGTCGCGCTGGTGCTGCTGATCGCATGCACGAATGTGGCGCTGCTGATTACAGCCCGCAATCACGCCCGGAGGCGCGAGTTTGCGGTGCGGCTGGCGCTGGGCGCGAATTCGCAACAGTTACTGCGACAATTTCTGATCGAAAGCGTGCTGCTGGTAGGAGCCGGGTCGCTGCTGGGGTGGGCTCTGGCCATGATGGTCACGCACGCTCTGGCGGTATGGGCACACATTGAGACCGGGCTCGCACCGGATAGCGCCGTGCTGGGTGTGACGCTGCTTGTGGCCACCGTAACAGCGCTGGTCTTTGGACTGGTGCCGCTGCGCGGCATGCTGCGGCTGGACCTCGACGACGAGTTGAAGGCCGGACGGCAGATGAGCGGCGTGAGCCGCGCGCAGACCTTTGCCGGCAACGCGGCGATGGCGGTGCAGGTTGCGCTGTGCTTTACGCTGCTGACGGCATCGGCGCTGGCGGTGCGCAGCCTGCTGCACTTTGAAGAGCGGGACCTGGGCATGGATGCGCAGCGGGTGCTGGTCTTCGATGTGACGCCGCAGCAGGTGACGACGGATACACAGGCCCTGGGTTTCTATACGCGGCTCATGCAGCGGCTGGAGGGGGTGCCGGGTGTAGAGTCCGCCTCGCTGGTGCGCTTTCGTCCTGGATCGTCGTGGCTGATGAGCGGTGGTATCCATCTGGATGGGGTGCTGCTGCATGAGGCTTCAGGCGCGAAGGCGGGTATTTCCGCGAACGACGTAGGCCCGGGCTATTTCAGCACGATGGGCATCGGTCTCTTGCAAGGACGCAGCATCGAGGAAGGCGACCGTGACGGCGCGCCGCTGGTGGCCGTGGTCAACGAAGAGTTTGCACAGCGCTATCTGAAAAATGGCGCACTCGGGCATCGGATCGATCAGGATCCGGGCTACCTCATCGTTGGCGTAGTGAAGGACAGTAAGTACAAGAACGTCACAGAGAATACGCGGCCCACCGTGTACTACTCCCTGGCGCAGCGCGGGATGATGGGGCAGGTGACGGTGGCGGTGCGCGCCGGTGGCAACCCCATGGCGTTGCTGCCGGATGTCAGCCGGGCAGTGCGGGAGATCGATCCTTCGATACCGCTGCAGAAGCCGATGACGGAGGAGACGCAGTTTGCCGAGTCGTATCTTGTGCCGCGGCTCTTTTCACGACTGGCTGTGGGTTTTGGCCTGCTGGCGGCGGTGTTAGTGGCGACGGGGCTCTATGGCACGCTGGCCTATCGCGTGCAGCGGCGGCGTGCGGAGATCGGCGTGCGCATGGCGCTCGGCGCGGAGCGAGGCCGCATCGTGGTGATGGTGCTGGGTGAGAGTTTGCGCATGGCGGGTGGAGGGCTTCTATTGGGAGCTCCACTGTGCGTGATGATTGCGCATCTGTTGCGCTCGCAGCTTTATCAGCTGGACCCGCTCGATCCTTTCAGCCTCAGCGTGGCGCTGTGCCTGACCGTGCTGGTGGCAGTCCTCGCGGCTCTGGTTCCGGCGCGCCGGGCGGCGTCTCTGGACCCGATGGAGGCACTGCGCGTCGAGTGA
- a CDS encoding acyl-CoA dehydrogenase — MGSIAEAQTEVNTYPFTLTEEQEQLREAIRKFAAKEIAPNVARWDEASEFPTDVVRQLGEMGLLGIIFPAEYGGSGLGYVEYVLAIEELSAVDGSIGIIVAAHTSLCSNHIFLAGNEEQRRKYIPKLASGEWLGSWALTEPGSGSDASAARTTATKVDGGWRLNGTKTFITNGGHADVVVVIAVTDREKGTHGLSAFVVERGTPGFRAGKKENKLGLRASDTSELIFEDCVVPEENLVGKLGEGFIDAMRILDGGRISIAALSLGIARGALDASLHYVKERRQFGKAIAEFQGIQWKLADMATELDAARLLTQRAGVLKDAGRKVTRESSMAKLYASEVAVRICDEAVQLHGGYGFLKDFPAEKFYRDVKLCTIGEGTSEIQRMVIAREILKVSPSRG; from the coding sequence ATGGGGTCGATAGCAGAAGCGCAGACAGAGGTGAACACCTATCCGTTCACGCTGACGGAGGAGCAGGAGCAGCTGCGGGAGGCGATTCGCAAGTTCGCTGCGAAGGAGATTGCGCCGAATGTTGCCCGGTGGGACGAGGCAAGCGAGTTCCCAACGGATGTAGTGCGGCAACTGGGCGAGATGGGGCTGCTCGGAATCATTTTTCCGGCGGAATACGGAGGCAGCGGCCTCGGGTACGTGGAGTATGTGCTGGCGATCGAGGAACTGTCGGCGGTAGACGGTTCGATCGGGATCATCGTCGCAGCTCATACCTCGCTGTGTTCGAACCATATTTTCCTTGCCGGGAATGAAGAGCAGAGGCGGAAGTACATTCCGAAGCTGGCCAGCGGCGAGTGGCTGGGCTCCTGGGCGCTGACCGAGCCGGGCTCGGGCTCCGACGCCTCGGCTGCGCGGACGACGGCGACGAAGGTGGACGGCGGCTGGCGGCTGAATGGCACGAAGACCTTCATCACCAACGGCGGCCATGCGGACGTGGTGGTGGTGATCGCGGTGACGGATCGCGAGAAGGGCACGCATGGGCTCTCGGCCTTCGTGGTCGAGCGGGGTACACCGGGCTTTCGTGCCGGGAAGAAGGAGAACAAGCTCGGTCTGCGGGCGAGTGACACTTCGGAACTGATCTTCGAGGACTGCGTGGTGCCGGAGGAGAACCTGGTCGGCAAGCTGGGTGAGGGTTTCATCGACGCGATGCGTATTCTCGACGGTGGGAGAATCTCGATTGCGGCGCTGTCCTTAGGGATCGCGCGCGGTGCCCTCGATGCCTCGCTGCACTATGTGAAGGAGCGGCGGCAGTTCGGCAAGGCGATCGCGGAGTTTCAGGGCATCCAGTGGAAGCTGGCGGATATGGCGACGGAGCTTGACGCGGCGCGGCTGCTGACTCAGAGGGCCGGAGTGCTGAAGGATGCGGGCAGGAAGGTAACCCGAGAGTCGAGCATGGCGAAGCTGTACGCGAGCGAGGTTGCGGTGCGCATCTGCGACGAGGCAGTGCAGTTGCACGGCGGTTACGGCTTCCTCAAGGATTTCCCGGCCGAGAAGTTTTATCGCGATGTGAAGCTCTGCACTATCGGCGAAGGGACCAGCGAAATCCAGCGCATGGTGATTGCGCGGGAGATATTGAAGGTGTCACCTTCGCGCGGGTGA
- a CDS encoding glycoside hydrolase family 43 protein: MYRSVLRTTLRQGLSSLALLAFAATAWSQASANLEKQGYYADPEIHIFDGQYWIYPTTSDPKPDPSHHESFSPDQTRLREGHVIHPVYLLHTSFDALSSPDLVHWTKHPYVLDVKDVAWAAYAMWAPTAIHINGGYYLIFAANDIQKNDTFQGGIGVAVADNPAGPFVDALGHPLIGEFHNGAQPIDPFIMKDDDGSIYLYYGGQGHCNVVQLSPDLTHVIAMKDGSMYKEITPKDYTEGPFVIKRKGVYYFMWSEGDWGDSSYGVAYAKSTSPTGPFERVGKILSTDPKIAFGPGHHSVLHIPGTDDWYIVYHRHPLGTTDIAQRVLAIDEMHFDANGNIEPIRMTADGPGPRPVTKKQSE, from the coding sequence GTGTATCGATCCGTACTCCGAACCACACTGCGACAGGGACTCTCGTCCCTCGCCCTGCTCGCCTTCGCCGCCACTGCCTGGTCCCAGGCCTCTGCCAACCTTGAAAAGCAGGGCTATTACGCCGATCCGGAGATCCACATCTTCGACGGCCAGTACTGGATCTACCCCACCACCTCCGATCCAAAACCGGATCCCAGCCACCACGAGAGCTTTAGCCCCGACCAGACCAGGCTGCGTGAAGGCCACGTCATCCACCCGGTCTATCTGCTGCATACCAGCTTCGACGCGCTCTCATCGCCAGACCTGGTGCACTGGACGAAGCATCCCTACGTGCTCGACGTGAAGGATGTAGCCTGGGCCGCCTATGCCATGTGGGCGCCCACCGCCATCCACATCAACGGCGGCTACTACCTCATCTTCGCCGCCAACGACATCCAGAAGAACGACACCTTCCAGGGCGGCATCGGGGTGGCCGTGGCCGATAACCCCGCCGGCCCGTTCGTCGATGCCCTCGGCCATCCGCTGATCGGCGAGTTTCACAACGGGGCCCAGCCCATCGATCCCTTCATCATGAAGGACGACGACGGGAGCATCTACCTCTATTACGGCGGCCAGGGACACTGTAACGTCGTCCAGCTCTCACCCGATCTCACCCACGTCATCGCCATGAAGGATGGCTCGATGTACAAGGAAATCACCCCGAAGGACTACACCGAGGGCCCCTTCGTCATCAAGCGCAAGGGCGTTTACTACTTCATGTGGTCGGAAGGCGATTGGGGTGACTCTTCCTATGGTGTGGCCTATGCGAAGAGCACCAGCCCCACCGGGCCCTTCGAGCGCGTCGGCAAGATTCTCTCCACCGATCCGAAGATCGCCTTCGGCCCCGGCCATCACTCGGTCCTGCACATCCCCGGCACCGATGACTGGTACATCGTCTACCATCGCCATCCACTCGGCACCACCGATATCGCCCAGCGCGTCCTCGCCATCGACGAGATGCACTTCGACGCCAACGGCAACATCGAGCCGATCAGGATGACTGCAGATGGCCCCGGTCCAAGGCCGGTCACAAAGAAGCAGAGCGAGTAG
- a CDS encoding recombinase family protein, translating into MPHFERIRDVISGPFSPEIMQQRAAAGWQLVSLEWRRELPDHERPTEGAFAEDIPYGLRISDDCQRLEVDSTENQALTLMMELLVQDFPLSSVASDLNEKGFRTRSGKPWGPGAVFNMMPRLIEVGPRLFPTEEWEQRRARFARFI; encoded by the coding sequence ATGCCGCACTTTGAACGCATCCGTGACGTCATCTCCGGCCCCTTCAGTCCCGAAATCATGCAGCAGCGCGCAGCCGCCGGCTGGCAGCTCGTCTCTCTCGAGTGGCGCCGCGAGCTCCCCGATCACGAGCGCCCCACCGAAGGCGCCTTCGCCGAGGACATCCCCTATGGACTGCGCATCTCCGACGACTGCCAGCGCCTCGAGGTTGACTCCACCGAAAACCAGGCCCTCACGCTCATGATGGAACTGCTGGTGCAGGATTTCCCCCTCTCAAGCGTCGCCAGCGACTTGAACGAAAAAGGCTTCCGCACCCGCAGCGGCAAACCATGGGGACCGGGCGCGGTCTTCAACATGATGCCGCGACTCATCGAGGTGGGCCCACGGCTTTTCCCAACCGAGGAGTGGGAGCAGCGCCGGGCGCGCTTCGCGCGCTTTATTTAG